From Nicotiana tabacum cultivar K326 chromosome 15, ASM71507v2, whole genome shotgun sequence, the proteins below share one genomic window:
- the LOC107771666 gene encoding uncharacterized protein LOC107771666 has product MGLKLFEGDNDDVEKLDKIEINEEFARRYEHNKKREDLQRLEELKKKGLIDDSDNEDSSEDDEEEEEEEDLNPSSNLKFIDVLLKIKKGDPILNNKDATLFFSESESESNSELKEKSKDEKKKKKNKPKYLKDVVFKHLIEGGPEFGDKKDDEEEEEKKVKTYFEEQEDLRKEFLNADKEDADAEDLFKVKVNGKRGDELGDDEEVSTEFAKKLDEAFGEDDKFLKDYFGKEMWKDDKKRKREDVEEVEFSEDEEEIERQEDYERDFNFRFEENGGDRVWGHSRKVEGSVRKKANARKLQRERKEERMVQAEEERKEELKRLKNLKKKEMREKLEKIKETAGIGEDEVCLLDVADLEEEFDPNDHDRKMKKAFDDAYYEANDMDPEFGSDKDEYDAELEKPEFDKEDELLGYNVGEPRDDNDVAEEDKHKKKKKRKRTSKGTNTVKEHLMEEYYKLDYEDTIGELKTRFKYRPVKAKRFGLTPEEILTIEDKNLNQYVSLKKLAPYREKEWKLPLCKAHQAKKTLKGEISDVLEAEKKPKFDNKENFAGETDGTSKQSRRSRWRKKKAEYKLSAARLKAYSGNISESKRKKN; this is encoded by the coding sequence ATGGGGTTGAAGCTATTCGAGGGTGATAATGATGACGTTGAGAAGCTGGACAAGATTGAGATCAATGAGGAATTTGCCCGTCGATACGAGCATAACAAGAAGAGAGAGGACTTACAAAGGCTGGAAGAGCTGAAGAAGAAAGGCCTCATCGATGACTCTGACAACGAAGACTCCTCTGAagacgacgaagaagaagaagaggaggaggatttGAACCCTTCGAGTAATTTAAAGTTCATTGATGTTTTGCTTAAGATAAAGAAAGGTGATCCAATTTTGAATAATAAAGATGCTACGTTATTCTTTTCTGAATCTGAATCTGAATCAAATTCCGAGTTGAAGGAGAAGTCTAAGGacgagaagaaaaagaaaaagaataagccAAAGTACTTGAAGGATGTAGTTTTTAAGCATTTGATTGAGGGGGGTCCGGAGTTTGGAGATAAAAAagacgacgaagaagaagaagagaagaaagtgaAGACATATTTTGAGGAGCAAGAGGATTTGAGAAAGGAATTTTTGAATGCTGATAAGGAGGATGCGGATGCAGAGGACTTGTTTAAGGTGAAGGTGAATGGGAAAAGAGGGGATGAGTTAGGAGATGACGAGGAGGTTTCTACGGAGTTTGCTAAGAAGTTGGATGAGGCTTTTGGAGAGGATGACAAGTTTTTAAAGGATTATTTTGGGAAAGAGATGTGGAAGGATGATAAGAAACGAAAGAGAGAAGATGTGGAGGAGGTGGAGTTTTCGGAGGATGAGGAGGAAATTGAGAGGCAAGAGGATTACGAGAGAGATTTTAATTTTAGATTTGAGGAAAATGGGGGTGATCGAGTGTGGGGACATTCAAGGAAAGTGGAGGGATCAGTGAGAAAGAAGGCGAACGCGAGGAAGTTGCAGAGGGAGAGAAAAGAAGAGAGGATGGTTCAAGCGGAGGAGGAAAGAAAAGAGGAGTTGAAACGGTtaaagaatttgaagaagaaggagatgaggGAGAAGCTTGAGAAGATCAAAGAGACCGCGGGGATAGGAGAGGACGAGGTTTGCTTGTTGGATGTCGCTGATTTGGAGGAGGAATTTGATCCGAATGACCATGATAGAAAGATGAAAAAGGCTTTCGACGATGCCTACTATGAGGCAAATGATATGGATCCTGAATTTGGAAGTGATAAGGATGAATATGATGCCGAACTTGAGAAGCCAGAATTTGACAAGGAAGATGAATTACTTGGATACAATGTGGGCGAACCTCGCGATGATAATGATGTGGCTGAAGAAGATAaacataagaagaagaagaagaggaagcggACGAGTAAAGGAACGAATACAGTTAAAGAACATCTAATGGAAGAGTATTACAAGTTGGACTATGAGGATACAATTGGGGAGTTGAAGACAAGATTCAAGTATAGGCCGGTTAAGGCGAAGAGATTTGGGCTAACACCAGAGGAGATATTAACAATTGAGGATAAAAATTTAAACCAGTATGTCTCTTTGAAGAAGTTAGCACCTTATAGAGAAAAAGAATGGAAACTACCCCTTTGTAAAGCTCATCAAGCGAAAAAGACACTTAAAGGAGAAATATCAGATGTTCTAGAAGCTGAAAAAAAGCCTAAGTTTGATAACAAGGAAAATTTTGCTGGTGAGACAGATGGTACAAGCAAACAATCGAGGCGAAGTAGGTGGCGGAAGAAAAAAGCTGAGTATAAGCTATCTGCAGCAAGGCTTAAGGCATATTCAGGTAACATATCAGAGTCAAAGAGAAAAAAGAATTAG
- the LOC107771662 gene encoding uncharacterized protein LOC107771662 — protein MPKLFPVRRPLKLVSATSLKSFNSTPFLHKEEQITTTTITTNENLTNSSSQNLEEQLRKLRILLQQHRTETAKQFLGTLIQKNSVSQLYTLFSPSPTKSIFSNLLLSLYSESKLINEAKELYFMIRNDKKFPSLSAFNVFLESLNSLRNYKVTLEVFDDVVSWGIRVDRFSYGKAIQSAVKIGDLGKALELLNCMRKDKLSLNEFVYNVVMGGLCKERRVGEARKLFDEMLERKVAPSKVTYNILMDGYCKTGKLEEAFKLREKMKSDNVEPNIVTFNTLLSGLCKLGKMEEANCVVEEMKGYGFVPDGFTYSILFDGHSRRDDVSSSLALYDEAVKKGVQMNEYTTSVLLNGLCKKGKTDKAAEILKKLMENGLTPTEVLFNTILSGYCKEGCMEKAYSTIDEMEISGVKPSCVTFNTLITKFCELGMMEEAKEWLRKMLEKPVPPNVQTYNILIDGFGRKREFTRCFEILEEMEDNGLKPNVITYGSLINSLCKDGRLLEADVVLNDMISRGVKPNAHIYNMLIDGHCMRGKMSNAFECFEKMVESDIETTLVTYNTLLNGLCKKGMIKEAEDLVVHILLKGLNPDVITYNSLMSAYSDAGDTGKCFQMYEKMKTSGIKPTMNTIHPLIRVCKKEKNELVLIDKIVQEMAEMDLSPDRVVYNELIHCYALHGEVQKALSMHVEMVERGIPSDKKAYNSLVMVHLKEGKCEEAKNLVDQMKANNIVPNDETYNILIEGHCKLKDFLGAYMCYREMLDNGLLPVANICNELVSGLREEGRLQEAQIICSEMSSKGIEECNTNEDLSAVGRA, from the coding sequence ATGCCTAAGCTTTTCCCCGTTCGTCGTCCTTTAAAACTAGTTTCTGCTACTTCTTTAAAATCCTTCAATTCAACTCCATTTCTACACAAAGAAGAACAAatcactactactactattacaaCCAATGAAAATCTCACAAATTCCTCATCCCAAAACCTCGAAGAACAACTTCGTAAACTCCGAATTTTACTCCAACAACATCGTACTGAAACTGCAAAGCAATTCTTGGGTACCCTTATTCAAAAGAACTCAGTTTCACAACTCTATACTCTTTTTTCACCTTCCCCTACAAAATCCATTTTTTCTAACTTGTTATTATCACTTTATTCAGAGTCAAAACTTATCAATGAAGCTAAAGAACTTTACTTTATGATAAGGAATGATAAAAAGTTTCCATCTTTATCAGCTTTTAATGTGTTTCTTGAATCTTTGAATAGTTTGAGAAATTACAAAGTGACCCTTGAAGTATTTGATGATGTAGTGAGTTGGGGTATAAGAGTTGATAGGTTTAGTTATGGTAAAGCTATACAATCAGCTgtgaaaattggggatttaggtAAAGCTTTGGAGTTGTTGAATTGTATGAGAAAGGATAAGTTGAGTTTAAATGAGTTTGTGTATAATGTAGTGATGGGTGGGTTGTGTAAAGAGAGGAGAGTTGGGGAAGCGCGGAAACTGTTTGATGAAATGCTTGAGAGAAAAGTGGCGCCGAGTAAGGTGACTTATAATATTCTAATGGATGGGTATTGTAAAACGGGGAAGTTGGAAGAGGCTTTTAAGTTGAGAGAAAAGATGAAGAGTGATAATGTGGAGCCGAATATTGTGACGTTTAATACATTGCTTAGTGGACTTTGTAAGTTGGGGAAGATGGAGGAGGCTAATTGTGTTGTGGAGGAAATGAAGGGTTATGGGTTTGTACCTGATGGGTTTACTTATAGTATACTTTTCGATGGGCATTCACGACGTGATGATGTTAGTTCTTCGTTGGCATTGTATGATGAAGCGGTTAAAAAAGGAGTGCAGATGAATGAGTACACGACTAGCGTTTTGTTGAATGGCTTGTGCAAGAAAGGGAAGACGGATAAGGCTGCAGAGATCTTGAAAAAGTTGATGGAAAATGGGCTTACTCCTACTGAGGTGTTGTTTAATACCATTTTAAGTGGCTATTGCAAAGAAGGCTGTATGGAGAAGGCTTATTCAACTATTGACGAAATGGAAATTTCCGGGGTAAAGCCAAGCTGCGTCACATTTAATACTCTGATCACGAAATTTTGTGAATTGGGTATGATGGAAGAGGCAAAAGAATGGTTAAGGAAAATGCTTGAGAAGCCAGTTCCCCCTAACGTGCAAACATATAACATCTTAATTGATGGATTCGGGCGCAAGCGGGAATTCACGAGGTGTTTTGAGATTCTTGAGGAGATGGAAGATAACGGATTGAAGCCTAATGTAATTACATATGGTTCACTAATCAATTCTTTGTGCAAGGATGGTAGGCTTCTTGAAGCTGATGTAGTCCTAAATGATATGATCAGTAGAGGGGTTAAACCAAATGCACATATCTATAATATGCTTATAGATGGACATTGTATGAGAGGAAAAATGAGTAATGCTTTTGAATGTTTCGAGAAGATGGTAGAAAGTGATATAGAAACAACACTGGTTACATACAATACTCTATTAAATGGGCTGTGCAAAAAGGGTATGATCAAAGAAGCCGAGGATTTGGTTGTGCATATTCTACTCAAGGGTTTAAATCCAGATGTTATCACGTACAATTCTTTAATGTCTGCGTATTCAGATGCAGGGGACACTGGAAAGTGTTTCCAAATGTATGAGAAAATGAAAACCTCTGGCATAAAACCTACTATGAACACAATTCATCCTCTAATTAGAGTgtgcaaaaaggaaaagaatgaacTGGTGCTAATCGACAAAATTGTTCAAGAAATGGCCGAGATGGATCTTTCTCCGGACCGAGTGGTATATAATGAGCTCATCCATTGCTATGCGCTGCATGGAGAGGTTCAGAAGGCACTTTCCATGCACGTAGAGATGGTGGAACGAGGAATTCCTTCTGACAAGAAGGCGTACAATAGCTTGGTTATGGTGCATTTGAAAGAGGGAAAATGTGAAGAAGCCAAGAATCTTGTCGATCAGATGAAGGCTAACAATATTGTTCCCAATGATGAAACTTATAATATTCTGATTGAAGGGCATTGCAAACTTAAAGATTTTCTTGGTGCATACATGTGCTACAGAGAGATGCTTGACAATGGTCTTCTCCCGGTAGCCAATATCTGTAATGAGCTAGTATCTGGCCTTAGAGAGGAAGGAAGATTGCAAGAGGCACAAATTATATGCTCAGAAATGAGTTCTAAAGGAATTGAAGAGTGCAATACAAATGAGGATCTTTCTGCTGTTGGGAGAGCGTAG